Within the Telopea speciosissima isolate NSW1024214 ecotype Mountain lineage chromosome 4, Tspe_v1, whole genome shotgun sequence genome, the region aataataaaaaaatcccttttcaaggatgttagttggtttgtatccggtgatggggattgagtttgaaaatatgagtgctacttcatgtgatggttagattcttctatgtgtttatggacccctttgatcttttggctagtagttgagaccaatttgtttgtgccaaggcaaggcatgaaagtggaagtgaatgaaaaaaaagaaaaagaaaaaacaaggaacgaaaagaaagtggaattccttaggactagacagaatcgtgcctcatgaagcagggtgacttgatcgaaattccttggaaggaaactcaaaaaaaaaaaaaaaaaaaaaactcttgcatcaatgtctcaatgtcttatggatatatgcaaaagcgaagctaccaagtatttgggtgaactgtgtatgctccaccatgtcattcagagaacaaagagtggagtagaaatagagtttgtggttgagaaagaaaaaacttttgccttaatgcctgaaaaaaaaaaagtatggtcaacaatactcaatgcctaagtctttggttccatcgatgctatggggggtttacttgaaggtgagtagtgttcagaaaatatgaggagatcccttgaacttgatgcatgcttattacttgaattgatgtggggtgataaaattcaagtgtgggggaacctttggctccttgatctttagttgaacacttttttgggattatgtgcactgtcctacttatgccatgattaaaatttacagcatttatttacaattgaattttgggtgtatattcactgcaaacactcacgagacacaactcgtccaataggggtaacctaggggtttaaaggcttgttgcacatgctaagtgcaaccgtgattcctacgaaagtgagttaggattttctgcattctaggttaatttttgtttttgctttacttgaggacaagtaacgttcaagtgtgggggaatctgatgagcacatttatgtgtgaaattttagggcataaattatacattttaccacattggacagagttactcgatgctttcttgtgcttttcagggtttaggtgaattcttgtgaaaatgaaggagatgatgctaaggagatgtttttaagctttttagaagtgtaaatggatgcatagcccatcgagtcagcttcgcaatggctcaaacgacacttaattccgagttgaaacgaaggagttatggccgtttccgtaacgacgcgtgaaaatggtctgtaggggtttatttataattattgacagtcggatggggacaaagtgaagcgaaagttcggattttaggggccttaatgcaattatcaaaagttactttactgtacccgaaagattccatttggaaggctctggacagtccaacttcaacttgagatatcttgggctacCTAACTCCGaatggatgaaatttgggtctattttgtgtgatttttcgcaaggaacacaatggtgagacctatataagcaccccatgctccacgttttctgaaggacagaatgggtattttatttattcttcaaggaatcctagtcatcacccttactctctctttcttccaacttctcaagggcacttcgaattctacttgggatagatttatattttctcatctatggaaggttgaaaaatcaaagatgctttgattttattgcttggagaagatatctacaaagaaaaggaagcacttgttagaattggaagtttatttttctgtaaatAGAAAGttcatgtaaacaatcttctcttcttcttctttctatttttttctttttcttaggattcaaggcattgtaaaagaggaaagagaagagaatattctcttttcttagggaatatttctcctacacttccatcttctctcttctcctctcttccacctataaataccccctacctctcttgtaaaatttgctcattcacttagtgaaatttcttctcttcttctccttctaatttgtgatttttggcttttctaagttctagtttgcttttataatttttagttaatggttataataggtttagtttatgctttaatttcaatttaagtcttcaattgggatgtaatttcttaattctagtttagattttaagccttctagtctaagttcttaagttgatgacaagacttgaagatttagaagaggaggccatggtaagtttatgcaagtattcaagcttttcatttacattcatgcaagcacatccaggttttactatctaaactctcaatctcattctccatctcctctatctctctctatcttcttcttcttccccctctatttcttttattttaattttatatggttgtggtttatggatgcatttttattcccttatttctttttatgtggttagtatgtgtggctgcatttttattcctttcaattcgctttagtttgataggttagatgctcatgtgttaggacgccgatttaatcccttaattttgttagatgcttatgagttaggatgcattgattttcgttagtttaattagtttaatttaacactttaatttggttcattttgcattacttttaagttagttaaatagagtggcgtatatctcctcgtgttcgacccgtagctacgattgacccgtacgcttgcggttttattttaactcaaacatccaccttcccccttctttaaCACATAGAAGTACAAGAATAGGGGGATGGTAGCAACATGCCCCAATCGGGCAAAGAACACATAAAAGCCCAGGACCACccgccaagagttgggcaacacctgcccagggatGAGATGATAGTGCTCCAACACTAACTCCACAAAGCGGGGGATAGGAAAGCGAAGGCCATGGACGAAGaaaatgtagtagaggcagaCCTCATCCGCCTGGTGAGAATAGGCATGGTCATCAGGCCCTGGGACGCGAAGCACGACCTCAGAAGGTATATGGAACTTTCGACGAAGTGACACCAAGTCTGAGGGGGTCACGATGCTAGGAATGTGGGCCGACTTACTCTGAGGATCTCCAGCAGAAGAGGAGGCCTTGGAGACCCTGCTACGACCCCCACGGGAGGTAGAATCCctagaaacctcctcctcctcattaCTAGCAACAAGGGGAGACAATGGAAGGGAAGTGTTCGCAGAAGAGAACGACCTCGAAGAGGACTCCCTGGAGGGAGACCTAACCACAACTATAGCCGGGTCGGAGTGGCTAGACGATGACATGGACATATAACAAGAGCAGGTTAGCTACTTACTTAGAGCGACAACCTCACCAAGTCAAGCAACGGACCACAAGTGAATGGATGTCAACCTGTAACCATCAACATGCACAGCCCGTCACACAAATaatgataccaaaaaaaaaaaaatgtatgctTACCGAGTACAAGTGGGAGTGGATCGAGGACACCCAAATGGGAGTGGATCGAGGACACCCAAGTGGGAGCGGATCGAGGACACCCAAATGGGAGTGGATCGAGGACACCCAAGTGGGAGAGGATAGAAGACACCCAAGTGGGGGTGGATCGAGGACACCCAAGTGGGAGAGGATCGAGGACACCCAAATGGGAGTGGATCGACGACACCCAAGTGGGAGTGGATCGAGGACACCTGAACGGGAGTAGATCGAGATGAGGACGTGCGAATGGGCGAAGATTGCTGGACCGACGCGAAAGGGCAAGGTCGCCCCTAGCGGGCGAGGACAGCGAGCGGACGCGAATGGGCGAGGATGTGAACGGGCACCGACCAAGGCGGGGACGCCCGATGGGCGACCCACGAATCATGAACGGCTTCCACCAAGGACGAGCACTGATGTGTGTTGATCAGGCCCCAGACGAAGCGTGGTCAAGGCAAGCTAAGCACCAACCAAGGATGAGCATGTACGCGAAGCAACGGCCAAACACCAAGCCATATGTGCCACAAAACCAACCATGGCCCAAGGACTAGAAGAAGCCAAGAGATAATGGTCAACAAGCAAAAGGATGGTACACCACTCTTTGTCACCAAAAGACAAACACCTTGTGGGCAACAAAAAGTGAAGGCCAAATGCAAAGCAAAGGAGGAGattcaaaaagcaaaaagtgaaaagcaagagagagagaagtgaaaagctgaaaagcaagaagaagacaagagtatatatctacaaaaagaagggaaaaagagaagaaaagacaaaaagtggGGAGAGGAGAGACCtaaacccacaacctctcccttaCCAAGCAATTCGCAGGCAAgaccttgaagaagaaattatttattgaaaacCCCTTGAGGGGCACACAAGCATGaaggatactctcttgagcactccgctccaagagagtggggggcaaataaTGAACCCGAAATAGAGCTGACCAATTAGAGGCTGCCACGTTGTAGAACCAAAGATGAGCCATACCAAGGACAGGAGAAGATCGGGCATGGACCACCCTCAGGCCAACGCCCCCTTGGGCGAACACCCCTTGGGGAGAACACCCCTTGGGGCGAACTCCCTTGGGCGTGGTCCCCCCGGGAGAACACCCCTTGGGGCGAACTCCCTTGGATGTGGTCCCCTCGGGAGAACACTTCTTGGGAGGAACACCCCTTGGGCGTGGACCCTTATGCACGGGGACAGAAGTGCTGAAGCATGGTAGATAGAGAGAGTACTACCACCACCAATTGTAGGACTCACACTGCCTCCAGAACTCTAGGCCACTGCCTGCCAGTCAATGTAGTCAAACCGAACTCATACACCCAGAATCTATCTACAGTCTATCCATCCAAGACACCAAGCCCATCATGATACAATGTCTCTAGGGAAAACGACCTATCAAGAGTGAGCCCTGCTATCCAGGGACTCTATCTACTATCAAGGACACCtcacatcaactgggactctccacaccgccacactctactataaaagggaaggtaacCTACCCCCTCGACCATCTGGAATTCTAACTATttactcatctgtttgctcagagagatctaacttaggcatcggagagtcctaggccagaaccacaccggttctcctttgtcacccagggtcttttgcaggttacgacactcgaagaaCCGCTGAGCAATTTCTCGACGCAACACTGGGCATCCCCCAACCACAATCTTCACCAACTTCAGATCCCTCTCTTCCGGCAGAGCCTCCACGGATAGCTCCCATCTGAGCACGCAGTTAAACTGCGCCAGATTACCTGTTGATGCTGAGAACCCCATGCAAGAGATCAGaattaaaaaccaaaataaaaccaCCTGAATTAAAACCCTTAGCcaacaatcaaacaaaaaaaccaaaataaaaccaTCAATCCTTGACAAGGGTTCCGCCACTTCTCTTTGCACACACGACCCCCCCAACATCCTCACAATATATGTTCAATTACTACAAATTGCATAACAGTTTGAACTTTAAAGCTTACAGCTAATTAAAAAGAACCAAAATAGCACTATGTAATCTACTCTCAAAGATCAGCATAACAGTTCTTCAGGGCTGAAACCACCTAAGCCCTCTCACCACGAATCCTCCTGGCCAATTGAATGTCCTTAGGCATTATCGTAACTCGCTTAGCATGAATGGCACAAAGTTCTCAATGATTACGTTTCTGAACTCCTCGTTGTATGAAATTGACATTCCAAAAAAGTAGGTTCCCTAAGTCCATACAAATTGAAGGAGGCGACAATATCTGAGTCCGTTGATGAgtttctgctgctgctgttgctgctcttGTTCTGTGGTGAAGttgatgaggaagaagattcTTCCCAGAGCTTGAAGGGTTTGAGAAGCATGACGCGCCCGGACTTGTTTAAGAGTTCGTAGACCTTGTTGTTAGTGTCGGGTGTTAACTGAAGGGCTTCTCTATTGATGGATGCATCGCCTGAAAAATCGAACTCGCCAAGGTTCTGGGCTGGACTGAAGCCGCTGAAATTATAGtagttttggggtttttcgcTGAAGATGTGGCCGGGGATAGAACtaataacagaagaaaaaacACAACGTCGGCGGAAACAAACATCTCGTCCGATTACTGGGTAAGTGTGCAAGAAATTGTTCCAGTTTTTATTCataaactcatcttccccaaaccctaaacgatttggggaagatgagttgcagggttttttttttttccaggtaaggtcattttggtcattttaccctatcaagggggcagaatggtccatcaaTGTTCAAAAACTGGAATCCGTTATAATATAACGTCTCTgtctaacggtagggactatagtggtacttagtttggaaagcaggggtgcatgtggaattagtgaaagttcaggaGGCAACTGTtaagtttggccatttttaggggggcatttggaaataaccctaATGTTATTATACCTTAGGTgcaagaaaactttctccataaaATTATATTCTTTCGAAGGACAGGAGATCAGTGCCAGATTGCATGGCCCCGCACCCAAGCACAAAAAGGATGTTGGAAGCCTATGCATACTCCCATTGGTCCCGCACTAGTGTAAGGCCACGCCACCTGGcaatcttcttttttcctttttcaaaattatattttaccCCCCTCTTGCAcactttttgttttcttggtaaagctcctctttttttttttttttttttttttttttttttttttttttttttttgggtatgatGGGACTTGGATCCTGTCAGCGTGCAGCAGTGTGCAGCGCCTGGGATTGAACAGGCATTTTTACCGCCTTGCCCCCTACCCAACGCCCTGCCTaaacaagggtaaggcggtcaaagtgCCTGCTCAATCCCAGGCGCTGCACAAGTGCTGCacgctgcccggattgacaggatctttttcccatagaTTGGGGCTAAATATTTCAATAGTATAGGACAATAGTATATTCTATCCCATGGTGTCCATATGTAATGCTGAATATAACGACAGTTCACCAAAGATGGTGTCATGGTGAGATCCATATGCTGAGTTTAATCTATATAGTCTATAGATATTATGAGTAGATTACGACATTATTGGACTGTGTAGTAGGGACTAGGGACCACAAGAAAAGCGATAGTTGTTTGGCGGCCCAATGACAATGTGACTTcagctgtggtggtggtggtgatggtggggaCGGCggggtactgcagaggattttaagtGAACGCGATGAATGAGCAGCCCACCTTGTCCTTCCCTGCACCCGCCAACGCCTGGTTGGAGGTTTGCTTCGATTTTATCATCACTACCATTAAGGAAAGAATTAAGAGCGAGAAACAAGGGTGGGGAGAGAGGGACGTACGGGGAAAGTGACGAGGGGTTTCCTTCTACGTCTCctgtgctttcttcttcttctttaactcTCTCAGAAAAGCATAAGAAATTTTCACCGGGAGTGGCTTAATTTGTGGCACTAGGACATTTATCTTGCGACTTTTGGATAGATTTGTGTTGGGTTCGTTTCAAATTTTCCCCTCCCCGGTGGGTTTTTCTGTTGTTGTCGGTGAAAATGATGGTTGCTAACAGTTTCGATCTCTGGCAGAAAGATGCGTTCTTCTCTGCCGCCGAGGAGGTTCAGAATTCCACAGACATgtatggttttggattttcgggtgttttctgttttcaaatatttcattttgaagGTGTTTGGTGATGTGGGTAGGAAGGGTTTTTGAGTTGTGTTTCTGCTTATTAGGTTGTTTTGTCAAATTTGCTGTATTGTTTTCCTATAATTGATGGGTTTATTCCGTTTCTTTTTCCTGGGTTTGTTTAATTTATAGTTCTTGGCCATTTGAAGGATTTTGGCAGTTGCGTGTATTGGGTTATGGTTTGCAggttaattttggttttttattggcTTTTTTCCAGAATGGAATCGGTATACAGGACTTGGTTCAGGGAAAGGAGAGATGGTTTAGGACCAGAGGATTCAGAGGAGCTACGCAGGGAGCTGCAAATCACTTTAGGCACAGCAAAATGGCAGGTTGGCTTCagattttatttcttcaaattgTGTCTCTGTTATTTTGTTTATAGAGTTCTTTTAAAATATCATTTCCATGGATCAGTTAGAGAGACCCTGTTCCATTTTCTCATTTCGTTCCTGCAAttgttagttttcttttcttcaataatGCTTTGACTGTAAGAGTTTTTGCTGAATCAGTTGGAAGAGTTTGAGAGGGCCGTCAGATTGAGCTATGGAAATCGTTCTGAGGACAATGCAACAGCCAGGCATAATCAATTCATTGCAGCCATAGAAGAACAGATATATCGTGTAGAGAAGGCATTAATAGAATCCCTGGACGAGGAAGGGAAGAAACCCCTGCGATGGGTAAACTTGGATGAGGAAGAGCGTGATGATTTAGCTTCATTTCTTTCTAGAACTCCAGAAACCTCGCAAGGTACTAACGAGGGAAACAACGATCTTAGACCTCCAACAGATAGCTCTCTTAAGGGGAATGatcaaaggagaaaaaaaattggagatttTCATATTGATCCTGCCTGCAGAATAGATAAGCCAGATTGTGTGACGGATTTTAAAGAGGTTGCGACACTGAAGAAAGATTCTAATTATGTAGTAGAAGTAGAAGCAAGAGAATCTCCTGTAACCAAGGATGATTTAAGCTGTCAAGTAGAGAAATCAAATGGTCATAGAAGAACATGGAGTACACCAAGCTTTGGTTCTTGGAAGATTGTAATAGCAGATGAGGATGAACAGAGAAAAACATTAGTGGAAAGTGATGAATCCACAACAAACGGCAAAGGATTTAAGAATAGCTTCAGGAAGCTAAAAGGTGGAGACCATCTCCAGGCTAAAGGAAGGATTTCAAGTTGCCTGAACTTGAAAGGAGTCAATTTTCTTTCTCAGGTCAGATTAAACTTTCCTGTTCTTTAAGTTAATACTTGAATGTTGTTTTATGGTTCATGTACGATAGATAGAAATTTTAGAAACTCTGGGTTTTTAATTAGTAAATATGTTGATTCTAGAACAGAGTGGTTATAATAGATTCCAGAGAAATCTAACTTGTGCACGTTTTGCAGATATTTGGACGGGTGGCTGGATCTCCGAGACAAATACAAGGTTCACAGCACATGCAGTTTTGCTCTCTCCAGCTTGTGCTTGTGGGTGTACTAGcttttttcttatttggtaTGCTCATGATCTCTATTGCTTGAATTAATGTAATACATTAATCATCAAGGAATAATTTTTAAATGAGAATTTAGTTAATCAAAACCTTCATTTAACTGGAAtttcttttgtccttttttctctttttcatttgtGGGTTGGTTTGGGGATTATGGGGTCGTGAAACATGAGAAGATGTAGATAGAAAACTTCCTAACAACAACTTCAATTATGGTATGAACGATCTGAAGTACAGCATCATAAACACTGGATATGGTTTGATTGTGTGCATTGAGCTGCAACCAATAAGGAATGATATGGTTCAAGTTGAGAAAAGGGGTTACGCCATAAATAACTTGACCTGTAGTAAGAAATACATTGATGAGTATGATTTTATGAGAGATATGAATGACAACAGGTAAATAAGATGAAGCTGtcttgagttgagttgagttatCTAATCCTCtaaaatcgatacatattgtATCAGTTTTGATGCAGGAAAATTGGTTTGATGTGCAGTACAATCCATTTATATGGGTTAGTAAGGTTAAAGAGCTTTTGAAGAGTTCTTATTTTAGCCTTTCTTGGGTCCGGGAAAGATCAtaataataaatacacttatgtTCAGAGATAAATCAATCATTTTTGGATATTACTTAGTCTAAGTGTTACTCACTTTGAACTTTATGGAATTTAAACATGCATGGGACCAGCTTataattttagatttttaaagATCCCAGTGCACGGTTAGTGTAATTCTCTGAGGGTATTGTGAAAAACTTCAAGCAGATTTGACAAAGGCAAGTGTGCAGTGTAACTTCCGAGTATAAAATAGGTAGTTGATCTTCGGAAGCATTTTATATACTAGTCTGTCAAACTTAATGGCCCTTGCAACACATTCCAGAAGCCCATGATGTGGGTAAAACAATGTGAGTAACATTCAAATCCTGGAAATGGAAGAGACTGCATTTTACCCATCATAAAAATCATAGGAACCACATATATGCTGGGATTTCATTGTTCATATTTCTGTAAATGTACCTTTACTCAAATTATGTCAGTTCCTATTTTTTATGaatattattttgtttagaTGTGTTTACAACATAATGGATTTAAATGGCTGGGAATTTCATAGGTGGCAGCTTAGGTGGAAATTCAACATATTCATAGGAACCTCTAGTTTAGTATTCCCTGGAACTTGGGACAAAGGCCTTCTTGTTAGGTTATCTATTCAATTATGTTCAAACCGCAATGATACCTTTTCAAGGGGTAGAATTAAATTCAGGAGGGTACAGGGCTGATATGGACTGAGTGCTTGGCAAATCTTAGGTTTCCACATAAGATGAATGTTATATAATGACCACATCATTTCTCTCTGTGGCTAAAAGAGGATGGTCATCAAAGAATGGATTCTACTAGGTAAGTCAACATCTGTAATTGTTATCCACCAACCTATATCCTCCATTTCTCTGGCTACAGTTTTGTTAGTTAAGGAAGTCAGATGATTGACTGCGGGTGGACCTTGGttcaacggtaaggttgctccattatgaccCAGTgctcatgggttcgagtctcaGGAatcagcctctccgcgaagtgggggtaaggctacatacattatgaccctccccagaccccacagcgGCTCAGATGATTACAAAGCACTCAATGAGAAGTTTGCCGTGGCCAATTATTATATGATGCGATCCCGGGATCGAAACCTTATGGGCTTGCTATGGACCCACCCAATCTCTAAATAGACCAATATGTAAATGGGATGGGAATCTTATAATAAAACAGAATTCCCAAGGGCCTATTGGTAGACAAAGAAGCAATGTGACACAAAGGGACTTTATGATATTAAGGAAGGGGTTGACTAGGTATTATGTAAGCTAAGAACATTTGGTAACTAAGATTAAAAGAACGGGGTTAAAACTAGAATTGAGAAGTAATAAGGGACAAAGAAGATAATAAGAAGATGGAAGGGTAGATAGGTCTTTAAACCAAATAAGAAGAATagtgaggggaggggggggggggaagaagtcATCTTAAACCTTGTGACTGTGTGCAAGGCGGAAGACCAGACTATGTTCAGATAGATAAAACTCTTTCAAAACAGATCCAATGAATCTGAAATCATAGGAGATGGTTCTCCACTCAGATTTCTTCTGAATCTGTTTATACCCCAATTTTGGCtagaaggaaaaagaggttatttgaatttttgggtTTAAGTTGACTGAGGTTGGTTCTTATTTGGCCGGGATAAGGCACGTGAATGCATGACCGATTCGTTGTCTTTATTGGAAGAGTTTGACGGTTAAAGAAGAGAGGTTGTAACCACCCATTGTAGGATATGGGTAGGTACTTTATTGGAAGAGTTTGAACGTTAAAGAAGAGAGGTTGTAACCACCCATTGTAGGATATGGGTAGGTACTAGGTAGTTCTATGGATTGAAACCGTAAGTTTATATCATCCCCAAGCCCTTTGGTTAAAAGTATAAATAAGGAAGCAAAAGGAGGAGACGGGACACTTTTCACTGAATCAACAAAATCTGCATTTTTACTTTTGGAGTAGGAGTAAATTAGAGTTAGTGTAATTTGTTCCAAGTGTAATCCCTTTCAAGAGGTTTTATACTATGAACTTTCATCGGTCAACAGAACAAAAGATTTCTGGAAATACAAAGGCATCTCCAATTTCTGTTTCTGTGTCATCTACTACCTCTCTGTTCCAGCATGGAAGAAAGTCCTTGGAGTACTGAGGCAGGAGTAGAATCCATCTTCGCCTGAAACAAAGTTTTAAATAGTTTCCTTAGTCAACAACTGTCTCCAGGCCGAAGAAATTTGGGGAAACAGAATCCAATTGATAGCAGGTCAAAAAATCATGGAAGATAAACATAGCTCCTTGAAATTGATCCCAGCAGCAGGATAGGTAACTCTGTTCTGAATTTTCAGTCCAGAGGCAATCTTATGAAACCAAACTGGGTTGATTGCATTGCCTATGGGGAAGGATGTTACCACTAAAATctgagaaggaaaaagaagacaggagagagatcaaaatcaaaataaggTTACTGCTAGTACCGCTAGAACAGTGTTTTTTAAGCAGTTGGTGAAGGAGAGTAACAGTAATCGAGAAGGAACAGTAGGATAATGAGAAAACAAGAAAGGAGGGAAGAGGTGGGAAACTAACCTGAGAAGGGAAGCCAGCAGTCGAATCACCTTCACCTCTCACAAACTCGGCATAaactaaaatattttcattccaattccaaatctttttttgggtgaatggataatacattaaagaaaagaaagacaaaatcCAAAAGCAAGCAAAGGCTAGCAAGGGTGTAAGACCCCAACAAgtaaaaacaaaacaaccatCAAAAGGGATACAACAAAACCAAGGGGGGCAGCTAAAACAACCAAACtaaagggagagggggaggggggggggggaagaaaagaaatcctaattggtctctaaaactgaaataaaaaaatagactAGAACTTGACTCGCAAACTCTAGTTCTACTAACATATCTAATCTcaacataataaaaaataaaaaaaaaagtaaattacaAACTTATCACTATTGATTGAGCTCGACCCTGCCTTGCACCTGCATCATTATGCTTCATAGTTATAGGACTTGTAATTGTAATATTAGTAATACGTATATGTTAGCACAAATAGTCCAACGTAATactctataattttatttttgacaaaACTCAACTGGAACACTCTTGTTTGTttgaaagataaaaagacaTTTTAAAAACTGTTTCATAGCCCTCCAGAATAAGTCTGCTGAAAGGTCAATTGTGCACCTAGGCAAGTCTTTCGCTCCCAAAATggaagtcttcttcctcttactCCTAAGTTGAGCCTAGGCTTAAAACACTCTTTTGGCTGGTCTTGACATGCAATACATAGGTGTTATAATTGGAGGAATTAGTATGGAAATCTCAGATCTCCTAAGCAAAGTCTGTCAATATCTTTGGTCCTGAGCTGCATACATGCTGTATATGGCTTTGTGGATCCTTGGCATATTTATCAAATGGACACCATAGACTTCTCTAAGTGAAAATGCTGTCTGGAATggaatttaaaatcaattactTCTCAGTGTAGTACTAAAGGTGagactttctttttcattttagcTTTATTTTGGGAGTGTACAATTCAACTCTTAAAGAACAATCTTTTCATATTGTGGATACCCTCTCATATCTTCATTTTTCCCCCCTTATCTTTTTTGGCCTGGATCAT harbors:
- the LOC122660389 gene encoding uncharacterized protein LOC122660389 isoform X1; this encodes MMVANSFDLWQKDAFFSAAEEVQNSTDIMESVYRTWFRERRDGLGPEDSEELRRELQITLGTAKWQLEEFERAVRLSYGNRSEDNATARHNQFIAAIEEQIYRVEKALIESLDEEGKKPLRWVNLDEEERDDLASFLSRTPETSQGTNEGNNDLRPPTDSSLKGNDQRRKKIGDFHIDPACRIDKPDCVTDFKEVATLKKDSNYVVEVEARESPVTKDDLSCQVEKSNGHRRTWSTPSFGSWKIVIADEDEQRKTLVESDESTTNGKGFKNSFRKLKGGDHLQAKGRISSCLNLKGVNFLSQIFGRVAGSPRQIQGSQHMQFCSLQLVLVGVLAFFLFVPFVLYTT
- the LOC122660389 gene encoding uncharacterized protein LOC122660389 isoform X3, which encodes MMVANSFDLWQKDAFFSAAEEVQNSTDIMESVYRTWFRERRDGLGPEDSEELRRELQITLGTAKWQLEEFERAVRLSYGNRSEDNATARHNQFIAAIEEQIYRVEKALIESLDEEGKKPLRWVNLDEEERDDLASFLSRTPETSQGTNEGNNDLRPPTDSSLKGNDQRRKKIGDFHIDPACRIDKPDCVTDFKEVATLKKDSNYVVEVEARESPVTKDDLSCQVEKSNGHRRTWSTPSFGSWKIVIADEDEQRKTLVESDESTTNGKGFKNSFRKLKTFCRYLDGWLDLRDKYKVHSTCSFALSSLCLWVY
- the LOC122660389 gene encoding uncharacterized protein LOC122660389 isoform X2, with the translated sequence MMVANSFDLWQKDAFFSAAEEVQNSTDIMESVYRTWFRERRDGLGPEDSEELRRELQITLGTAKWQLEEFERAVRLSYGNRSEDNATARHNQFIAAIEEQIYRVEKALIESLDEEGKKPLRWVNLDEEERDDLASFLSRTPETSQGTNEGNNDLRPPTDSSLKGNDQRRKKIGDFHIDPACRIDKPDCVTDFKEVATLKKDSNYVVEVEARESPVTKDDLSCQVEKSNGHRRTWSTPSFGSWKIVIADEDEQRKTLVESDESTTNGKGFKNSFRKLKGGDHLQAKGRISSCLNFLQIFGRVAGSPRQIQGSQHMQFCSLQLVLVGVLAFFLFGMLMISIA